From a single Anaerolineae bacterium genomic region:
- the nadC gene encoding carboxylating nicotinate-nucleotide diphosphorylase, with amino-acid sequence MNPLLLQELVRQALAEDLAWGDITTEALIPPGVSLRAQARAREAGVVAGLPVFAEAFRQLSSSISVSFCVCDGTRVGPGQVLAEVTGEARAILMGERVALNLLQHLSGIATTTAQYVAALEGLPTRILDTRKTTPGLRMLEKYAVRIGGGLNHRYCLADAVLIKDNHLAILAAQGIGLSEAVRRARAAVSPMVRIEVEVENAEDAVRAAEAGADIVMLDNMSLAEMRRAVEAIGGRALVEASGNVTLETVRQVAETGVDYISVGALTRSRKGLDIGLDVVR; translated from the coding sequence GTGAATCCGCTGTTGCTGCAGGAGCTCGTTCGCCAGGCTCTGGCTGAAGACCTGGCCTGGGGTGACATCACGACGGAGGCGCTGATCCCGCCGGGGGTGTCTCTGCGCGCGCAGGCGCGCGCGCGCGAGGCGGGCGTCGTGGCTGGACTGCCCGTCTTCGCAGAGGCGTTTCGACAGCTCTCGTCGTCCATCTCGGTAAGCTTTTGCGTGTGCGACGGCACGCGCGTCGGACCCGGCCAGGTGTTAGCCGAGGTGACCGGTGAGGCGCGCGCGATCCTGATGGGCGAGCGGGTGGCCTTGAACCTGTTGCAACACCTATCCGGCATCGCCACGACGACCGCTCAGTACGTGGCGGCGCTGGAAGGGTTACCCACGCGCATCTTGGACACCCGCAAGACCACACCTGGCCTGCGCATGCTAGAGAAGTATGCCGTGCGCATCGGCGGCGGCCTGAACCATCGCTATTGTCTAGCCGATGCTGTGCTCATCAAGGACAATCACTTGGCGATTCTGGCGGCCCAAGGCATCGGGCTGAGCGAGGCGGTGCGACGGGCGCGCGCGGCAGTTAGCCCCATGGTGCGCATTGAGGTCGAGGTCGAAAACGCAGAGGATGCCGTGCGAGCGGCGGAGGCCGGCGCGGACATCGTCATGCTGGACAATATGAGCCTAGCTGAGATGCGTCGTGCGGTAGAGGCGATCGGAGGACGGGCTCTGGTAGAGGCATCCGGTAACGTCACGCTGGAAACCGTTCGACAGGTAGCGGAGACAGGGGTGGATTACATTTCCGTGGGTGCGCTGACGCGCTCGAGAAAGGGGTTGGACATCGGGCTCGATGTAGTTAGATAG